The Gloeobacter violaceus PCC 7421 DNA window ATCACCGTGCGCATACCGCGTCACTCCCGACTCACTTTCTTTTTTCGCACCTGCGCCTGCGATTGAGGCAGTACATTGAGTAGTACTCTCACTTCGGCCGTTCCCCATGTCCGCGCGAGCGCTCCTGACTTGTCTTCTCGGCGCCCTGCTGCTGTCCGGTTGCGTTTCCTACCGCCTGGGGATCACCTTTAACTGGTTGGGTGGAGGCACCGTCGAGCAGATTCTCGCAGTCGATCGCAATCTGGTCGAGGCGGGTGGCGAACAGCTCGACACCCTGGTCGCAGGTCTGGAGCGCCGCACGGCGGAATTGGGGGGCACCAGCGAGCGCACGGTGGAGCGGCTGCGCCTGCGCATTCCCTTCGAGGACGGCGCGGATCTGGAAAGCAAGCTCAACCGTTTTCTCGGTCGTCCCCTCGAAACCGCCGCCCGCCCCACCGCCCAGGCGGTACCGGCCGTTTTGAGCGGCACGGCGCCCTTGCCCGCGGTGCTTGCCAAAGACCCGCCGGCCCTGTCCACCCCCGGCCCGCTGCGACTGGTGCAGCGCGATCGCTGGTTGTGGAGCGAGTACGACGTGAGCGCCGATCTCGATTTGCGCTCTCCCTTCGGTACGGTGCGGGTGGGCAACTGGGTCTCGGGGCTTATTCAGCTAGAATTTGCCCTCACCACGCCTCTACCGGCCTTTCGCTCCAACAGCGACGAGCAGCAGGGCCAGACGCTTCTGTGGCGCATCCGGACGGGAGAGATTAACCATCTGGAGGCAAGTTTCATTGTTCCCAATCTGCTGCTCATCGGTCTGATCACCCTGGCTGCCCTCGCGCTTGCGGCCTTTGCCTGGCAGCGGCGCAAACTCTTTTCAGCGCGCTAGTTTAGTTGAATTTGATGCGTTGGGAGGCGAATAGGCACATGCGCAGCAGGACCAGCCCTTCG harbors:
- a CDS encoding DUF3153 domain-containing protein, yielding MSARALLTCLLGALLLSGCVSYRLGITFNWLGGGTVEQILAVDRNLVEAGGEQLDTLVAGLERRTAELGGTSERTVERLRLRIPFEDGADLESKLNRFLGRPLETAARPTAQAVPAVLSGTAPLPAVLAKDPPALSTPGPLRLVQRDRWLWSEYDVSADLDLRSPFGTVRVGNWVSGLIQLEFALTTPLPAFRSNSDEQQGQTLLWRIRTGEINHLEASFIVPNLLLIGLITLAALALAAFAWQRRKLFSAR